Proteins from one candidate division KSB1 bacterium genomic window:
- the rpmE gene encoding 50S ribosomal protein L31, translating to MKKGIHPKYELTTVTCACGNTFQTRSTVDNLHLDICSNCHPFFTGKQKLVDSAGRVEKFMRKYKKVESTA from the coding sequence TTGAAAAAAGGTATTCATCCAAAATATGAATTAACAACTGTTACGTGTGCTTGTGGAAATACTTTCCAGACACGTTCAACTGTTGATAATCTTCACCTGGATATTTGTTCTAATTGTCATCCCTTTTTTACCGGTAAGCAAAAATTGGTTGATTCTGCCGGACGGGTTGAAAAGTTCATGCGCAAATATAAAAAAGTGGAAAGTACTGCTTAA